From the genome of Gemmatimonadota bacterium:
AAGAACCTGAACGTGCGTGCACTCAGGGTGTTCGTCCCGGCGAAGGACCACGACGTTTCGACGAGGTTCTACGAGGACCTTGGATTCGAGGTGGTCTGGTCCGGATTCGACGTGAGCGAGATGGGCATAGCGGGGTTCAGCTTTTTACTTCAAAACTATTATCAGAAGGAATGGGCGGACAACTTCATGGTTCAGTTAAAAGTGGCGGACCTGGACGCGTGGTGGGAGCAAATCGTGGAAAAGGACCTCGTGGGACGATACGAGGGCGTCCGTGCAAAGGAACCTGCGGACTACCCGTGGGGACTTCGCGAGATCCACCTGATCGATCCGGCGGGCGTGCTCTGGCACATCGCCCAGGATCAGGGCTGAACCCTGCTCACCTGATACCGATCAGGTTCCCCCGGAGCCGTAATCCGCCAAAAGGTACTGCACGGCCAGGTTCGTGTAGTCACCCCACCGGGCCGCGAAATCCCGAATCTCTTCTTCGGA
Proteins encoded in this window:
- a CDS encoding VOC family protein; translation: MKNLNVRALRVFVPAKDHDVSTRFYEDLGFEVVWSGFDVSEMGIAGFSFLLQNYYQKEWADNFMVQLKVADLDAWWEQIVEKDLVGRYEGVRAKEPADYPWGLREIHLIDPAGVLWHIAQDQG